A genomic stretch from Candidatus Latescibacterota bacterium includes:
- a CDS encoding SDR family oxidoreductase codes for MSSGIENKVVIIAGASSGIGEATTRRLARDGAKLVIGARREERLKQLAGSLPGAEIRWQVADVANPEDMDRLAQTALETYGRIDAIFNNAGVMPTGMLNELRRDEWRQMLDINIMGVLNGIAAVLPTMRKQQAGLIIATDSVAGHVVYPGSAVYCGTKFAVRAIMEGLRQEERERNIRSTLISPGLVNTELYTTIADAKVGESLRQASEIPGVGLSAEDVAEAVAYAIGTPDTVAVSEIVLRPTRQVV; via the coding sequence ATGAGTAGCGGAATCGAGAACAAGGTCGTGATCATCGCCGGCGCGAGCAGCGGCATCGGCGAGGCGACGACCCGCCGCCTGGCCCGGGACGGGGCGAAGCTGGTGATCGGCGCGCGGCGCGAGGAGCGACTGAAGCAGCTGGCGGGGTCCCTGCCCGGAGCCGAGATCCGCTGGCAGGTCGCCGACGTCGCCAACCCAGAGGACATGGACCGCCTCGCGCAGACGGCCCTGGAGACGTACGGCCGCATCGACGCCATCTTCAACAACGCCGGCGTCATGCCCACGGGCATGCTGAACGAGCTGCGCCGCGACGAGTGGCGACAGATGCTCGACATCAACATCATGGGCGTGCTCAACGGCATCGCGGCCGTCCTGCCCACCATGCGAAAGCAGCAGGCGGGGCTGATCATCGCCACCGATTCGGTGGCCGGCCACGTGGTCTATCCCGGCTCGGCCGTGTATTGCGGCACCAAGTTCGCCGTCCGCGCGATCATGGAGGGGCTGCGGCAGGAGGAACGGGAGCGCAACATCCGCTCGACGCTCATCTCCCCGGGCCTGGTGAACACGGAGCTCTACACGACGATCGCCGACGCGAAGGTGGGCGAGTCCCTCCGGCAGGCCTCCGAGATCCCCGGCGTGGGTCTGAGCGCCGAGGATGTGGCCGAGGCGGTCGCCTACGCGATCGGGACACCTGACACGGTGGCGGTGAGCGAGATCGTCCTGCGCCCGACCCGGCAGGTGGTGTAG
- a CDS encoding cupin domain-containing protein produces MNIQRAGSQPSMPGPNDWFTGAVRIDPLFQAAAPARVAGATVTFEPSARTAWHTHPLGQTLIVTAGLGRVQREGGPIEEIRPGDVVWFEPGEKHWHGAAPGTAMVHIAIQEALDGKAVEWMEKVTDAQYGGSHE; encoded by the coding sequence ATGAACATCCAGCGTGCAGGTTCGCAGCCCTCGATGCCGGGACCGAACGACTGGTTCACCGGCGCCGTTCGCATCGATCCGCTCTTCCAGGCCGCGGCGCCCGCCCGCGTGGCCGGGGCCACGGTCACCTTCGAGCCGTCCGCGCGAACGGCCTGGCACACCCATCCGCTGGGGCAGACGCTCATCGTCACCGCCGGCCTTGGCCGGGTGCAGCGCGAGGGCGGGCCCATCGAGGAGATCCGCCCGGGCGACGTGGTCTGGTTCGAGCCCGGCGAGAAGCACTGGCACGGCGCAGCGCCGGGAACGGCAATGGTTCACATCGCGATCCAGGAGGCCCTGGACGGCAAGGCGGTGGAGTGGATGGAGAAGGTCACCGACGCGCAGTATGGAGGCAGCCATGAGTAG